The following are encoded in a window of Magnolia sinica isolate HGM2019 chromosome 11, MsV1, whole genome shotgun sequence genomic DNA:
- the LOC131218809 gene encoding small ribosomal subunit protein uS17-like has protein sequence MAEQTEKAFLKQPKVFLSSKKSGKGKRPGKGGNRYWKSVGLGFKTPRDAIEGTYIDKKCPFTGTVSIRGRILAGTCHSAKMMRTIIVRRNYLHYVKKYQRYEKRHSNIPAHVSPCFRVKEGDHVIIGQCRPLSKTVRFNVLKVIPAGSSGGGGKKAFSAI, from the exons ATGGCGGAACAG ACGGAGAAAGCGTTCTTGAAACAGCCAAAGGTGTTTCTGAG CTCAAAGAAATCTGGGAAGGGGAAGAGGCCTGGGAAGGGCGGAAACCGTTACTGGAAAAGCGTTGGATTAGGCTTCAAGACTCCCAGAGATGCGATCGAAG GGACATATATCGATAAAAAATGCCCCTTTACCGGAACTGTTTCCATCAGGGGCCGTATCCTAGCGGGCACCTGCCACAGTGCCAAGATGATGAGAACCATCATCGTCCGCCGGAACTACCTTCACTATGTGAAGAAATACCAGAG ATATGAGAAAAGGCACTCCAACATTCCAGCACATGTATCTCCATGTTTCCGTGTTAAGGAGGGTGATCATGTCATCATTGGCCAGTGCAG GCCCTTGTCAAAGACAGTGAGGTTCAATGTCTTGAAAGTCATTCCAGCAGGATCCTCTGGCGGAGGCGGGAAAAAGGCCTTCTCTGCAATCTAA
- the LOC131218810 gene encoding uncharacterized protein LOC131218810: MDPCPFVRLLVGNLALKIPVASKPSTSVVHPSTSPCFCKIRLPHSPLQTAVVPLLPPETAFPDSHSQTLAASFHLSSADLEKLAGKSIFAGKTCLKVSIYTGRRGTTCGVSSGRLLGKVSVPLDLSGTESRAAVFHNGWTSVGKPSKGASAQMHLTVRAEPDPRFVFQFDGEPECSPQVVQIQGGRRQPVFTCNFSFRSAGDRTSRSRSVQSDPSCSRSWLSSLSSERERPNKERKGWSITIHDLSGSPVAAASMVTPFVASPGSDRVSRSNPGAWLILRPGNGTWKPWGRLEAWRERGSSDGLGYRFELLPDISSSAAGILLAESTLGASKGGKFVIDMSGNGRSTPANSSSPACSPRSSGDFGYGLWPYCMYRGFVMSSTVDGEGKCSKPLVEVGVQHVSCTEDAAVFVALSAAIDLSMDACKLFSHKLRKELIQEQDLC; the protein is encoded by the exons ATGGATCCCTGCCCGTTCGTCCGTCTCCTCGTCGGAAACCTCGCTCTCAAGATCCCTGTCGCCTCCAAGCCCTCTACCTCCGTCGTCCACCCCTCCACCTCGCCCTGCTTCTGCAAGATCCGCCTCCCACATTCTCCGCTCCAGACAGCCGTCGTCCCTCTCCTCCCGCCGGAAACCGCCTTCCCGGACTCTCATTCTCAGACACTCGCTGCCTCTTTCCATCTCAGCTCTGCTGACCTGGAGAAGCTCGCCGGGAAGTCGATCTTTGCAGGGAAGACATGCCTGAAGGTCTCGATCTACACCGGTCGGCGGGGGACGACCTGCGGCGTCAGCTCCGGCCGGTTGCTGGGGAAGGTGTCCGTGCCGTTGGATCTGTCGGGGACGGAATCTAGGGCTGCTGTCTTCCACAACGGATGGACCTCGGTGGGGAAGCCGTCTAAGGGCGCTTCTGCTCAGATGCATCTGACCGTACGGGCGGAGCCGGACCCGAGATTCGTGTTTCAGTTCGACGGGGAGCCCGAGTGCAGCCCTCAGGTTGTGCAGATCCAGGGAGGCCGCCGGCAGCCGGTCTTCACGTGCAATTTCAGTTTCAGGAGTGCCGGCGACCGTACTTCCAGATCTAG ATCAGTGCAATCAGATCCGAGCTGCTCGAGGAGCTGGCTGAGCTCGCTCAGCAGCGAGCGGGAGCGGCCAAACAAGGAACGCAAGGGGTGGTCAATCACCATTCATGACCTCTCTGGCTCGCCTGTCGCTGCTGCATCCATGGTTACCCCCTTCGTCGCTTCCCCAGGCTCAGACCGTGTAAGCCGGTCCAACCCTGGCGCCTGGCTCATTCTCCGCCCGGGCAATGGAACATGGAAGCCATGGGGCCGCCTTGAGGCGTGGCGCGAGCGGGGCAGTAGCGATGGCCTGGGCTATCGCTTTGAGCTCCTCCCAGACATAAGCAGCTCAGCAGCTGGGATCCTGCTCGCCGAATCAACCCTCGGGGCCAGCAAGGGTGGGAAGTTTGTTATCGACATGAGCGGGAATGGCCGGTCCACACCGGCCAATTCCAGCTCACCTGCCTGCAGCCCACGGAGCAGCGGCGACTTTGGATATGGGCTGTGGCCTTACTGTATGTACAGAGGGTTTGTGATGTCATCGACCGTGGACGGCGAGGGGAAATGCAGTAAGCCGTTGGTGGAGGTGGGTGTGCAGCACGTGAGCTGCACCGAGGATGCTGCGGTTTTTGTGGCGCTATCGGCAGCCATTGATCTGAGCATGGATGCTTGCAAGCTCTTCTCACATAAGCTGAGGAAGGAGCTCATCCAAGAGCAGGATTTGTGTTGA